One part of the Hydra vulgaris chromosome 01, alternate assembly HydraT2T_AEP genome encodes these proteins:
- the LOC136074030 gene encoding uncharacterized protein LOC136074030, with protein MEFNAYLYKYDYIVYIGVVCCYLFFGHFRYYIDGEDSRSIEANLNMLHGIGLFGDEFINKKKSLGNLDAAWSTKWIGYTAKNGGYYTTMRFPFQRSIRITFIPQRSQYYWYIARGVEHYPLIIGDIQLPSKYRLVLQKTVKSLKQFDYVSLASSHKEGLLFMVTLATNSTNFYHLEGCFRIVVNHKPVSYLSSGTEDMFLSAYYYNKGIFHTDHSGCTYLNNPGSMSAYKFFVDDPVFVYDGFHLVWRSGEVNNLLPK; from the coding sequence atggaatttaatgcctatttatacaaatatgatTATATAGTTTACATCGGTGTTGTTtgctgttatttattttttggacATTTTAGATATTACATTGATGGGGAAGACTCTCGGTCTATAGAAGCTAACCTGAATATGCTTCATGGAATAGGTCTCTTTGGAGACgagttcataaataaaaaaaaatcattgggTAATCTTGATGCTGCTTGGAGTACTAAGTGGATTGGTTACACAGCTAAAAATGGTGGATATTACACAACAATGAGATTTCCGTTTCAGCGTTCTATAAGAATCACATTTATTCCACAGAGATCACAATATTATTGGTATATTGCTCGTGGTGTTGAACACTATCCATTAATTATAGGCGATATTCAACTTCCATCAAAATATCGATTAGTTTTACAGAAAACTGTTAAAAGCTTGAAACAATTTGACTATGTAAGTCTGGCTTCTTCACACAAAGAGGGTTTGTTGTTTATGGTGACATTGGCAACAAATAGTACAAATTTTTATCATCTTGAAGGATGTTTTCGCATAGTAGTAAATCATAAACCTGTAAGTTATTTATCGTCAGGAACTGAAGACATGTTTCTTTCTGCGTATTACTATAACAAAGGAATTTTCCATACAGATCATTCTGGATGTACCTATTTAAATAACCCTGGATCAATGAGTgcttataagttttttgttgatGATCCTGTGTTTGTGTATGATGGTTTTCATTTAGTGTGGAGATCTGGTGAGGTAAATAATTTGCtaccaaaataa